A window of the Hevea brasiliensis isolate MT/VB/25A 57/8 chromosome 6, ASM3005281v1, whole genome shotgun sequence genome harbors these coding sequences:
- the LOC110658948 gene encoding COP1-interacting protein 7 isoform X1, with amino-acid sequence MKSETPLDYAEFQLSPKRSRCELFVSSNGHMEKLASGLVKPFVTHLKVAEEQVAQAFHSIKLDVERQRNAETWFTKGTLERFVRFVSTPEALEMVNTFDAEMSQLEAARKIYSQGGRDQLSGALGGDGSGAVAGADATKKELLRAIDVRLIAVRQDLTTALARASAAGFNPDTVSELQHFSDHFGAHRLNEACNKFISLCERRPDLINQRKLGVEEPVVRASWGSDMSIDDPSEEPLRSHNVRAHQSSLQNKHQHQQAGREQQLDLTQRQHHFNQSKTSTFHSNTSVPAQSTVLNEKKEEDKKEESTWESSPSLPSQPARRLSVQDRINLFENKQKENSGGKPIAVGKSVEPRRLSSDVSSVPAVEKAVLRRWSGASDMSIDLGNDKKDNGFTDSPLCTPSSSSVLSKNNVFPTPSVDTKDQKVLNDTANSVKSDATSVSGFKGQGEWQTHVGGFVGKDEEVGLKGKVNLKDQAGSQAQLRSFTGRAEQATVDLGVREKFRGTLGADEKSSGVEGHRVVEGKWRGNSDIGETVGVNNQVGLQTQIGSSVGGVGDVESGNGVEDVKARDQPFSQSLVRGSRTHTGPLSGQLEGGFGVKLREGSYKEFESDQSVSPQQWRSSTGEVEQVTKEELTKVEDLEVPRMKVQKPFSAGPEQTMKLKGRRDETGSTYGNNKPVFPNKKVSEIQQSFSTVAAPSVEQVQRVRQSKGNQELNEELKMKANELEKLFAEHKLRIPGDQSGSTRKSKPAELQVEQAINSQYKKLTALEISPAQVQDKKTEAEPIVSASDNANFSTPPMKIVDQDCGGSLRQNFSEMSFSDDSRGKFYEKYMQKRDAKLREEWGTKRAEKEAKLKAMQDSLERNRAEMKAKFSGSADRLDSGASARQRAEKLRTYHSRSSIKREQHLVDSIQSEEDEDPSEFLEQKYYGQDRSLGEVSLTDGASRSSQNKKLVLNRNFSSSTPRTTAAPVPRSLVKISNPSSGKRRVQSENTLAQSVPNFSDFRKENTKPSSGVSKTANRTQVRTYARSKSTTEEIPLAKEEKPRRSQSLRKSSASPTEFRDLPRLNSDDIVLSPLKFDKEQTEQGLYEKFSKNVESKPFLRKGNGIGPGAGTSIAKLKASVASEALKNEEEYEESPFEAEDSVNVAKEEEEEEEDLETTEFEDCANTENGKTGLSQESDKISESENGDSLRSLSQISQIDPSSVTELPASVPSTFHVVGSLQDSPGESPVSWNSRMHNPFSYPHEISDIDASVESPIGSPASWNSHSLAQTEADAARMRKKWGSAQKPVLVANSSHNQSRKDVTKGFKRLLKFGRKSRGTESLVDWISATTSEGDDDTEDGRDLANRTSEDLRKSRMGFSQSHPSDYGFNESELFHEQDQAIHSSIPAPPANFKLRDDHMSGSSIKAPRSFFSLSSFRSKGSDSKLR; translated from the exons ATGAAATCTGAAACACCTCTTGACTATGCTGAGTTTCAACTGTCTCCAAAGCGTTCACG TTGTGAATTGTTTGTGTCAAGTAATGGACATATGGAGAAGCTTGCTTCAGGATTGGTAAAGCCATTTGTGACTCATTTGAAGGTTGCTGAAGAGCAGGTTGCACAGGCATTTCATTCAATCAAGCTTGATGTAGAAAGACAGAGAAATGCTGAGACTTGGTTTACGAAAGGAACCCTTGAGAG ATTTGTGCGGTTTGTCAGTACACCTGAGGCTTTGGAGATGGTCAATACATTTGATGCGGAGATGTCTCAGTTGGAAGCAGCGCGGAAAATCTACTCTCAG GGGGGCAGAGATCAGCTTTCTGGTGCTTTAG GTGGAGATGGATCAGGAGCGGTGGCAGGAGCTGATGCAACGAA GAAGGAGCTTCTACGGGCTATTGATGTACGACTTATTGCAGTTAGGCAGGATTTAACCACAGCCCTTGCTCGTGCATCAGCTGCTGGCTTTAATCCTGACACTGTGTCAGAGCTCCAGcacttttcagatcattttggtgCCCATCGCTTGAA TGAAGCCTGTAACAAATTTATCTCATTGTGCGAGAGAAGACCAGACCTGATCAATCAAAGGAAGCTAGGTGTTGAGGAGCCAGTGGTCAGGGCTTCATGGGGATCTGACATGTCAATTGATGACCCATCTGAAGAGCCACTTAGATCCCATAATGTTAGGGCCCACCAATCCTCGTTACAAAATAAACACCAACACCAGCAAGCCGGCCGAGAACAACAACTAGATTTAACGCAAAGGCAACACCACTTTAACCAATCCAAAACTTCTACGTTTCATTCAAATACATCTGTACCTGCTCAATCCACTGTCCTGAacgaaaaaaaggaagaagataagaaagAGGAGTCTACCTGGGAGTCATCACCTAGTCTACCAAGCCAACCTGCAAGGCGGCTCAGTGTCCAGGACAGGATCAACCTGTTTGAGAACAAGCAGAAGGAGAATTCGGGTGGAAAACCTATAGCTGTAGGCAAATCTGTAGAACCGAGGAGACTCTCTTCTGATGTATCTTCTGTACCTGCAGTTGAAAAGGCTGTATTGAGGAGATGGAGTGGCGCTAGTGATATGAGCATTGACCTAGGCAATGACAAGAAGGACAATGGCTTTACAGATAGCCCTCTGTGTACACCTTCTTCATCTTCTGTATTAAGTAAAAATAACGTGTTTCCTACCCCATCTGTAGATACAAAGGATCAGAAGGTGTTGAACGATACAGCGAATTCAGTTAAGTCTGATGCCACGAGTGTTTCTGGGTTCAAAGGTCAGGGTGAGTGGCAGACACATGTTGGTGGATTTGTGGGGAAGGATGAGGAAGTGGGGTTAAAGGGGAAGGTGAATTTAAAAGATCAAGCAGGGTCTCAGGCCCAATTGAGGTCATTTACAGGTAGAGCTGAGCAGGCCACTGTTGATCTGGGGGTTAGAGAGAAGTTTAGGGGTACCTTGGGTGCAGATGAGAAGAGTAGTGGAGTAGAAGGTCATCGGGTTGTTGAGGGAAAGTGGAGAGGTAATTCAGATATAGGGGAGACTGTTGGAGTGAACAACCAGGTTGGATTGCAGACTCAGATTGGAAGTTCTGTAGGTGGGGTGGGGGATGTTGAATCTGGGAATGGAGTTGAGGATGTTAAAGCAAGGGATCAGCCATTCAGTCAGTCGCTGGTAAGGGGTTCTCGGACTCATACTGGACCTCTTTCTGGACAGCTTGAAGGTGGTTTTGGAGTGAAATTAAGGGAAGGGTCATATAAAGAGTTTGAGAGTGATCAGTCAGTTTCTCCGCAGCAGTGGAGGTCATCTACAGGTGAAGTTGAGCAAGTGACAAAGGAGGAACTAACAAAGGTGGAAGATCTTGAAGTTCCACGAATGAAGGTCCAGAAACCTTTTTCTGCAGGTCCAGAACAGACTATGAAGCTGAAAGGCAGAAGAGATGAGACTGGCTCTACTTATGGAAATAACAAGCCAGTCTTTCCTAATAAAAAGGTTTCTGAGATTCAGCAGAGCTTTAGTACCGTGGCAGCACCATCAGTAGAGCAAGTTCAGAGGGTAAGGCAATCTAAGGGGAATCAGGAGCTCAATGAGGAGCTGAAAATGAAGGCAAACGAGCTTGAAAAACTTTTTGCTGAACACAAGCTTCGGATTCCTGGAGATCAATCTGGTTCTACAAGGAAAAGCAAGCCTGCTGAGTTGCAGGTTGAACAGGCAATAAATTCACAGTACAAAAAACTGACAGCATTGGAAATATCTCCTGCACAGGTTCAGGACAAGAAGACAGAGGCTGAACCTATTGTGAGTGCTAGTGATAATGCCAATTTTAGTACTCCACCAATGAAGATAGTAGATCAGGACTGTGGCGGTTCTTTGAGACAGAATTTCTCTGAGATGAGTTTTTCAGATGATTCTAGAGGAAAGTTCTATGAGAAATACATGCAGAAAAGAGATGCAAAGTTGAGGGAAGAGTGGGGTACAAAAAGAGCAGAGAAGGAAGCCAAGTTGAAGGCAATGCAGGATAGCCTTGAGCGGAATAGAGCTGAAATGAAGGCCAAATTTTCTGGGTCTGCGGACAGACTGGACTCAGGTGCGAGTGCTCGTCAACGTGCAGAGAAGCTCAGAACATACCACTCTCGTTCTAGCATCAAGAGAGAGCAG CATCTGGTGGATTCCATTCAGAGTGAGGAGGATGAGGATCCTTCTGAATTTCTTGAACAGAAATATTATGGACAAGATAGATCATTAGGTGAGGTGTCTTTAACGGATGGTGCTTCTAGAAGCTCCCAAAACAAGAAGTTGGTGCTAAACAGAAATTTCTCTTCATCTACCCCTCGCACAACGGCAGCACCAGTTCCACGGTCATTAGTCAAAATTTCCAACCCCAGTTCTGGGAAGCGAAGAGTGCAATCAGAAAATACTCTTGCACAATCAGTTCCAAATTTCTCTGATTTCAGAAAAGAGAACACAAAGCCCTCTTCTGGAGTCAGCAAAACAGCAAATCGCACACAGGTGAGAACTTATGCCCGCAGCAAGAGTACAACTGAAGAGATACCTCTTGCAAAGGAAGAAAAGCCTCGACGTTCTCAGTCCTTGAGGAAAAGCTCTGCTAGTCCTACTGAATTCAGGGATTTGCCTCGTTTGAACTCCGATGATATTGTTTTGTCACCGTTGAAGTTCGATAaagagcaaactgagcagggccTGTATGAAAAATTTTCAAAGAATGTGGAGTCGAAGCCTTTCCTTCGGAAGGGTAATGGCATAGGTCCTGGTGCTGGTACTAGTATTGCCAAACTGAAAGCTTCGGTGGCATCAGAGGCTTTGAAAAACGAAGAAGAATATGAAGAATCACCTTTTGAGGCAGAAGATTCGGTCAAtgtagcaaaagaagaagaggaagaggaggAGGATCTAGAAACAACAGAGTTTGAAGATTGTGCTAACACTGAAAATGGTAAAACAGGGTTAAGCCAGGAATCTGATAAGATTTCTGAATCTGAGAATGGTGATTCTTTGAGATCTCTTTCTCAAATTTCTCAAATTGATCCTTCTTCAGTTACTGAACTGccggcttccgttccttcaacattCCATGTCGTGGGGTCCTTACAGGACTCACCTGGGGAAAGCCCAGTGTCATGGAACTCCCGCATGCATAATCCATTTTCCTACCCGCATGAGATCTCAGATATTGATGCTTCTGTGGAATCTCCAATTGGAAGCCCTGCATCCTGGAATTCTCACTCTCTTGCCCAAACAGAGGCTGATGCTGCTCGAATGAGGAAGAAGTGGGGAAGTGCTCAGAAACCTGTTCTAGTTGCTAATTCGTCCCATAATCAGTCACGCAAGGATGTGACAAAAGGGTTTAAACGGTTGTTAAAGTTTGGAAGGAAAAGTCGTGGGACCGAGAGTTTGGTTGACTGGATTTCTGCGACGACTTCTGAGGGAGATGATGATACAGAAGATGGGCGAGATCTTGCCAATCGGACATCAGAAGACTTGAGGAAGTCAAGAATGGGATTCTCACAGAGTCATCCTTCTGATTATGGCTTCAATGAAAGCGAGTTGTTCCATGAGCAAG ATCAAGCTATTCATAGCTCCATACCAGCACCTCCGGCAAACTTCAAACTGAGGGATGATCATATGTCTGGAAGCTCTATTAAAg CTCCACGATCGTTCTTCTCTCTTTCATCATTCCGAAGCAAGGGAAGTGACTCAAAGCTCAGATAA
- the LOC110658948 gene encoding COP1-interacting protein 7 isoform X2, translating to MEKLASGLVKPFVTHLKVAEEQVAQAFHSIKLDVERQRNAETWFTKGTLERFVRFVSTPEALEMVNTFDAEMSQLEAARKIYSQGGRDQLSGALGGDGSGAVAGADATKKELLRAIDVRLIAVRQDLTTALARASAAGFNPDTVSELQHFSDHFGAHRLNEACNKFISLCERRPDLINQRKLGVEEPVVRASWGSDMSIDDPSEEPLRSHNVRAHQSSLQNKHQHQQAGREQQLDLTQRQHHFNQSKTSTFHSNTSVPAQSTVLNEKKEEDKKEESTWESSPSLPSQPARRLSVQDRINLFENKQKENSGGKPIAVGKSVEPRRLSSDVSSVPAVEKAVLRRWSGASDMSIDLGNDKKDNGFTDSPLCTPSSSSVLSKNNVFPTPSVDTKDQKVLNDTANSVKSDATSVSGFKGQGEWQTHVGGFVGKDEEVGLKGKVNLKDQAGSQAQLRSFTGRAEQATVDLGVREKFRGTLGADEKSSGVEGHRVVEGKWRGNSDIGETVGVNNQVGLQTQIGSSVGGVGDVESGNGVEDVKARDQPFSQSLVRGSRTHTGPLSGQLEGGFGVKLREGSYKEFESDQSVSPQQWRSSTGEVEQVTKEELTKVEDLEVPRMKVQKPFSAGPEQTMKLKGRRDETGSTYGNNKPVFPNKKVSEIQQSFSTVAAPSVEQVQRVRQSKGNQELNEELKMKANELEKLFAEHKLRIPGDQSGSTRKSKPAELQVEQAINSQYKKLTALEISPAQVQDKKTEAEPIVSASDNANFSTPPMKIVDQDCGGSLRQNFSEMSFSDDSRGKFYEKYMQKRDAKLREEWGTKRAEKEAKLKAMQDSLERNRAEMKAKFSGSADRLDSGASARQRAEKLRTYHSRSSIKREQHLVDSIQSEEDEDPSEFLEQKYYGQDRSLGEVSLTDGASRSSQNKKLVLNRNFSSSTPRTTAAPVPRSLVKISNPSSGKRRVQSENTLAQSVPNFSDFRKENTKPSSGVSKTANRTQVRTYARSKSTTEEIPLAKEEKPRRSQSLRKSSASPTEFRDLPRLNSDDIVLSPLKFDKEQTEQGLYEKFSKNVESKPFLRKGNGIGPGAGTSIAKLKASVASEALKNEEEYEESPFEAEDSVNVAKEEEEEEEDLETTEFEDCANTENGKTGLSQESDKISESENGDSLRSLSQISQIDPSSVTELPASVPSTFHVVGSLQDSPGESPVSWNSRMHNPFSYPHEISDIDASVESPIGSPASWNSHSLAQTEADAARMRKKWGSAQKPVLVANSSHNQSRKDVTKGFKRLLKFGRKSRGTESLVDWISATTSEGDDDTEDGRDLANRTSEDLRKSRMGFSQSHPSDYGFNESELFHEQDQAIHSSIPAPPANFKLRDDHMSGSSIKAPRSFFSLSSFRSKGSDSKLR from the exons ATGGAGAAGCTTGCTTCAGGATTGGTAAAGCCATTTGTGACTCATTTGAAGGTTGCTGAAGAGCAGGTTGCACAGGCATTTCATTCAATCAAGCTTGATGTAGAAAGACAGAGAAATGCTGAGACTTGGTTTACGAAAGGAACCCTTGAGAG ATTTGTGCGGTTTGTCAGTACACCTGAGGCTTTGGAGATGGTCAATACATTTGATGCGGAGATGTCTCAGTTGGAAGCAGCGCGGAAAATCTACTCTCAG GGGGGCAGAGATCAGCTTTCTGGTGCTTTAG GTGGAGATGGATCAGGAGCGGTGGCAGGAGCTGATGCAACGAA GAAGGAGCTTCTACGGGCTATTGATGTACGACTTATTGCAGTTAGGCAGGATTTAACCACAGCCCTTGCTCGTGCATCAGCTGCTGGCTTTAATCCTGACACTGTGTCAGAGCTCCAGcacttttcagatcattttggtgCCCATCGCTTGAA TGAAGCCTGTAACAAATTTATCTCATTGTGCGAGAGAAGACCAGACCTGATCAATCAAAGGAAGCTAGGTGTTGAGGAGCCAGTGGTCAGGGCTTCATGGGGATCTGACATGTCAATTGATGACCCATCTGAAGAGCCACTTAGATCCCATAATGTTAGGGCCCACCAATCCTCGTTACAAAATAAACACCAACACCAGCAAGCCGGCCGAGAACAACAACTAGATTTAACGCAAAGGCAACACCACTTTAACCAATCCAAAACTTCTACGTTTCATTCAAATACATCTGTACCTGCTCAATCCACTGTCCTGAacgaaaaaaaggaagaagataagaaagAGGAGTCTACCTGGGAGTCATCACCTAGTCTACCAAGCCAACCTGCAAGGCGGCTCAGTGTCCAGGACAGGATCAACCTGTTTGAGAACAAGCAGAAGGAGAATTCGGGTGGAAAACCTATAGCTGTAGGCAAATCTGTAGAACCGAGGAGACTCTCTTCTGATGTATCTTCTGTACCTGCAGTTGAAAAGGCTGTATTGAGGAGATGGAGTGGCGCTAGTGATATGAGCATTGACCTAGGCAATGACAAGAAGGACAATGGCTTTACAGATAGCCCTCTGTGTACACCTTCTTCATCTTCTGTATTAAGTAAAAATAACGTGTTTCCTACCCCATCTGTAGATACAAAGGATCAGAAGGTGTTGAACGATACAGCGAATTCAGTTAAGTCTGATGCCACGAGTGTTTCTGGGTTCAAAGGTCAGGGTGAGTGGCAGACACATGTTGGTGGATTTGTGGGGAAGGATGAGGAAGTGGGGTTAAAGGGGAAGGTGAATTTAAAAGATCAAGCAGGGTCTCAGGCCCAATTGAGGTCATTTACAGGTAGAGCTGAGCAGGCCACTGTTGATCTGGGGGTTAGAGAGAAGTTTAGGGGTACCTTGGGTGCAGATGAGAAGAGTAGTGGAGTAGAAGGTCATCGGGTTGTTGAGGGAAAGTGGAGAGGTAATTCAGATATAGGGGAGACTGTTGGAGTGAACAACCAGGTTGGATTGCAGACTCAGATTGGAAGTTCTGTAGGTGGGGTGGGGGATGTTGAATCTGGGAATGGAGTTGAGGATGTTAAAGCAAGGGATCAGCCATTCAGTCAGTCGCTGGTAAGGGGTTCTCGGACTCATACTGGACCTCTTTCTGGACAGCTTGAAGGTGGTTTTGGAGTGAAATTAAGGGAAGGGTCATATAAAGAGTTTGAGAGTGATCAGTCAGTTTCTCCGCAGCAGTGGAGGTCATCTACAGGTGAAGTTGAGCAAGTGACAAAGGAGGAACTAACAAAGGTGGAAGATCTTGAAGTTCCACGAATGAAGGTCCAGAAACCTTTTTCTGCAGGTCCAGAACAGACTATGAAGCTGAAAGGCAGAAGAGATGAGACTGGCTCTACTTATGGAAATAACAAGCCAGTCTTTCCTAATAAAAAGGTTTCTGAGATTCAGCAGAGCTTTAGTACCGTGGCAGCACCATCAGTAGAGCAAGTTCAGAGGGTAAGGCAATCTAAGGGGAATCAGGAGCTCAATGAGGAGCTGAAAATGAAGGCAAACGAGCTTGAAAAACTTTTTGCTGAACACAAGCTTCGGATTCCTGGAGATCAATCTGGTTCTACAAGGAAAAGCAAGCCTGCTGAGTTGCAGGTTGAACAGGCAATAAATTCACAGTACAAAAAACTGACAGCATTGGAAATATCTCCTGCACAGGTTCAGGACAAGAAGACAGAGGCTGAACCTATTGTGAGTGCTAGTGATAATGCCAATTTTAGTACTCCACCAATGAAGATAGTAGATCAGGACTGTGGCGGTTCTTTGAGACAGAATTTCTCTGAGATGAGTTTTTCAGATGATTCTAGAGGAAAGTTCTATGAGAAATACATGCAGAAAAGAGATGCAAAGTTGAGGGAAGAGTGGGGTACAAAAAGAGCAGAGAAGGAAGCCAAGTTGAAGGCAATGCAGGATAGCCTTGAGCGGAATAGAGCTGAAATGAAGGCCAAATTTTCTGGGTCTGCGGACAGACTGGACTCAGGTGCGAGTGCTCGTCAACGTGCAGAGAAGCTCAGAACATACCACTCTCGTTCTAGCATCAAGAGAGAGCAG CATCTGGTGGATTCCATTCAGAGTGAGGAGGATGAGGATCCTTCTGAATTTCTTGAACAGAAATATTATGGACAAGATAGATCATTAGGTGAGGTGTCTTTAACGGATGGTGCTTCTAGAAGCTCCCAAAACAAGAAGTTGGTGCTAAACAGAAATTTCTCTTCATCTACCCCTCGCACAACGGCAGCACCAGTTCCACGGTCATTAGTCAAAATTTCCAACCCCAGTTCTGGGAAGCGAAGAGTGCAATCAGAAAATACTCTTGCACAATCAGTTCCAAATTTCTCTGATTTCAGAAAAGAGAACACAAAGCCCTCTTCTGGAGTCAGCAAAACAGCAAATCGCACACAGGTGAGAACTTATGCCCGCAGCAAGAGTACAACTGAAGAGATACCTCTTGCAAAGGAAGAAAAGCCTCGACGTTCTCAGTCCTTGAGGAAAAGCTCTGCTAGTCCTACTGAATTCAGGGATTTGCCTCGTTTGAACTCCGATGATATTGTTTTGTCACCGTTGAAGTTCGATAaagagcaaactgagcagggccTGTATGAAAAATTTTCAAAGAATGTGGAGTCGAAGCCTTTCCTTCGGAAGGGTAATGGCATAGGTCCTGGTGCTGGTACTAGTATTGCCAAACTGAAAGCTTCGGTGGCATCAGAGGCTTTGAAAAACGAAGAAGAATATGAAGAATCACCTTTTGAGGCAGAAGATTCGGTCAAtgtagcaaaagaagaagaggaagaggaggAGGATCTAGAAACAACAGAGTTTGAAGATTGTGCTAACACTGAAAATGGTAAAACAGGGTTAAGCCAGGAATCTGATAAGATTTCTGAATCTGAGAATGGTGATTCTTTGAGATCTCTTTCTCAAATTTCTCAAATTGATCCTTCTTCAGTTACTGAACTGccggcttccgttccttcaacattCCATGTCGTGGGGTCCTTACAGGACTCACCTGGGGAAAGCCCAGTGTCATGGAACTCCCGCATGCATAATCCATTTTCCTACCCGCATGAGATCTCAGATATTGATGCTTCTGTGGAATCTCCAATTGGAAGCCCTGCATCCTGGAATTCTCACTCTCTTGCCCAAACAGAGGCTGATGCTGCTCGAATGAGGAAGAAGTGGGGAAGTGCTCAGAAACCTGTTCTAGTTGCTAATTCGTCCCATAATCAGTCACGCAAGGATGTGACAAAAGGGTTTAAACGGTTGTTAAAGTTTGGAAGGAAAAGTCGTGGGACCGAGAGTTTGGTTGACTGGATTTCTGCGACGACTTCTGAGGGAGATGATGATACAGAAGATGGGCGAGATCTTGCCAATCGGACATCAGAAGACTTGAGGAAGTCAAGAATGGGATTCTCACAGAGTCATCCTTCTGATTATGGCTTCAATGAAAGCGAGTTGTTCCATGAGCAAG ATCAAGCTATTCATAGCTCCATACCAGCACCTCCGGCAAACTTCAAACTGAGGGATGATCATATGTCTGGAAGCTCTATTAAAg CTCCACGATCGTTCTTCTCTCTTTCATCATTCCGAAGCAAGGGAAGTGACTCAAAGCTCAGATAA